In Jaculus jaculus isolate mJacJac1 chromosome 4, mJacJac1.mat.Y.cur, whole genome shotgun sequence, a single genomic region encodes these proteins:
- the LOC101614064 gene encoding transcription initiation factor TFIID subunit 12-like yields the protein MNQFGPSALINLSNFSSIKPEPASTPQGSMANSTTVVKIPGTPGTGGHLSPENNQVLTKKKLQDLVREVDPNEQLDEDIEEMLLQIADDFVESVVTAACQLAQHRKSSTLEMKDVQLHLECQWNMWIPGFGSEEIRPYKKACTTEAHKQRMALIRKTTKK from the coding sequence ATGAACCAGTTTGGCCCCTCAGCTCTAATCAACCTCTCCAATTTCTCATCCATAAAACCGGAACCAGCCAGCACCCCTCAAGGCTCCATGGCCAATAGCACTACTGTGGTAAAGATTCCAGGCACTCCTGGGACAGGAGGTCATCTTAGCCCTGAAAACAATCAGGTATTAACCAAGAAGAAATTACAGGACTTAGTAAGAGAAGTGGATCCTAATGAGCAGTTGGATGAAGATATAGAGGAGATGCTGCTACAGATTGCTGATGACTTTGTTGAGAGTGTGGTGACAGCTGCCTGCCAACTTGCACAACATCGCAAGTCCAGCACCTTAGAGATGAAAGATGTTCAGTTACATCTAGAGTGCCAGTGGAACATGTGGATCCCAGGATTTGGCTCTGAAGAAATCCGACCCTATAAAAAAGCTTGCACGACAGAAGCTCATAAACAGAGAATGGCATTGATTCGGAAAACAACGAAGAAATAA